Sequence from the Oscillatoria salina IIICB1 genome:
TCGAAAATATTTAGAAGTCTTTGGAAGTTGGTCTTTAAATTAACAAATGAAGAATGTAATCAAAACCGTGAGATAAATTATCGTGCTTTAAAACTAATATCTAGTCGCAATAAAAGCACGGTTGTCAGTTGGGTAAACTCAGAAAAAGATTACTATAGTAGTATTGCCCTAAATGGTAAGCCAGTCCAATTTTTAGTTTGCTTTCTTTCTCAGTGGTCAAAATTATACGAATTATTTACAAAAGATGCTAAGATCATAATAGAAAATTGTATTAAATCTCAAACTAAGTCTCGTTGTTTAGGCTGGTTTATAAAGCCCAATCTCGACACTCATTATAAAGATTTACTTGAATGGATAGAAAGTAGTGATAATCTTAATTTGGAAAAAGACACTTTTAGAGAAATAATTTTAATTTCTGACACCCTTGAATGGGAATTACGGGTCAATAATTTAGCAAGTTATTACTATTGTAAGAGTCTAACTTACGATGATGCTGATAAACGTTTTAAGCAAGCCCTGGAACCTTTGATTAGTAAATATAACAAAGAAAATTTACTTGTTCTCTTAGAAAGAATAGAATTAAACAAGCAGGTTTATGAAAGACGTTCTGCTAAAGAAGACCATAAAGTAGTTAAATTAAGATGTGATGAAGTTTTTGGTAAAAATTATAACTACCAAAAGTTTCCTAATTTCCAAAATTCGTTGAGCTAATGTTGTGCTAATTTATTTAATTATAGCCTTTTTAGAAATCTAATAAGTCATAACTGTCTTGAAGCGATAATAACTTTTTTCTGGCTTCGCCGGCGTTGTCGGCTAAATCGGCAAATTGAACGAAACGCTTGATTTCTTTACGCAACAAATTACGTTCAATTTCCCAGGTATCTCGGTCTAATTTTGGGGGCATGACAATCATATCAAATAAGGTTGCTCTTTGTTTCCCTGGATGGGGGCGTAAAATTCGACCGCGACGTTGAATAAATTGCCGAGGATTGCCTGTACTTGCTAAAATTACTGCGTTTTGAATTGCGGGAATATCGACACCTTCATCTAAGCAGCGAATTGCTACTAAACCTTGCAATTCTCCTCTTTCAAATTGTTGTCGCATGGCTTCTCTTTGGTGAAGGGGAGTTTCGGCGGTATAAGTATTAATTCGATAGCCTAATTCTGCGCCTAAAATACGGGCGACTGCTGTTAATTGGCGGTTGTCCTGATTGTCTTTATGTTTCTCGGTTTTTGAGTTAGAATTAGAGGTAGAATCGACAGAACCATCGCCACAATAAAATAAAGTATGGGTGGTATGAAGGCGCTTTTTCATCAATTCTCGTAAGGCGAGTAATTTGTTACTGGCTGCACCGATGAGACGCGATCGCTGCATCAATAATGAGGTTAATGTATAATTAGTTACTAAATCTGGATTCTCTGCTAGCGCCCAACCAATTCTTTTGGTTAATTTCGCATAAGCATAACTTTCGGCTTCTGTCAAGTTAACTAAAACTGGATAATAGAAATAACGAACTAATGCCCCGACTTTAATCGCATCTGCTAAGGTAAATTCGGGCTGTAAAACGTTACCAAAATAACTCAATAAACAATCTGTACCTTCGTCGTCATAATACCTTTCCGGAGTTGCAGAAAGGGCGAGACGTAAGCCAATATTGCGAGGCAAACTTTCTTCTAAACGCGGCGCACCCAAATTATGTGCTTCGTCGCCAATTATCAAAGTTTTCGGGGGGAAAAACTTTAATTGTGATTGAAAACCTTCATTAATTAAACTCGAATTCGTCGTAATTACCGTGAGAAATTTTTGCTGACCTGCATGAATATGATATAATGCTTGAGAAAGCTGACTTTGCCAGTTATAAACACTTTCAAAAGCTAAAATAGGTTCTAAATTAAACCTCTCACATTCCCGCGCCCATTGTGTTACTAAATGGCGATAAGGACAAATTATTAAAAGAACCTGTAAATTAATTTTATTATAGAGTTCAGTAGCGATCGCCAATGCCGCGATCGTCTTACCGCTACCCGTCGCCATTTTCAGCGTACCTCGTCCCCGATTTGCCAACCAACTCTTGACAGCTTGACGCTGATATGTTCTCAATTCTAGATTGGCTGGAAATTGGGGACAACCCAGAAAAAGAGAAGACGACAAATAACCACTATGCAACTCTCCAACTCGGTAACTAGAAATTCCGCGATCGTACTCATAGACTAACCTTTCCCAAGGAATAGCCAAAAAATCGTCTTCATTCTCAGCTTCAACAAAATATGTCCCCATCTGCAAATCTTAGTAATGCAACCATAATTAGAGTGTAACTCCAATCTGAATTATCAATATCTCTTAGCAAGAAATAATTGGCATTTAGGAAAGATCTCTTGGTTCCCAAACAAACTCACCGTTTTTATTAATATAACCAAATTTAGTACCAATTTTCACTCTTGCCAAGCCATTCTCAAAATCCCAACCCCAATCAAATTGAGGCGAAATCACCATCTTTCCAGTTGTATCAATATAACCAACTTTATTATCCACCAAAACCATCGCCAGTTCCTCATGAAAATCCTCAGCTAAATCAAATTGAGGCGAAATCACCATCTTTCCCGACGGATCGATAAAACCGAACTTATTACCAACTTTTACTCTTGCTAAACCGGTAAAAAAATCTCCCGCTAACTCAAACTGAGAAGGAATTACCATTTGTCCAGCTTGATTAATTCCGCCAAACTTTTCTCCTTGGGCTACCCAAGCTAACCCATTAGAAAAGCCAAAACCAGAGTCAAACTGACTGGGAATAACTACTTGTCCGGAAGTATTAATATAACCTACTTTATTTCCTATGCTAACTGCTGCTAACCCCTCAGAAAAATCCATTGCCTGATTGTATCTTGTCGGGACAACAAGTTGACCTGTTTTATCAATAAAACCATACTTGCCATTATTACTAACTCTCGCCCTACCATTAGAGAAATTCCAACCAAAATCAAAACGAGGAGAAATAACCACTTTACCAGCAGGATCGATATAACCTACTTTGCTATTTATTCTCACCATCGCCAATCCTTCAGAAAAATCTTCGGCGTTACTATATTGGGGCGCAATAACCATTTTTCCTTGAGTATTGATATAGCCAAACTTATCGTTAACTTTTACCCGCGCTAGCCCATTAGAAAAGTTTCTCGCCCGCTCAAATTGAGGCGGAATAATTACCTTTCCGGCGGCATCAATATAACCAGCTCGATCGTTTTCCCAAATTAAAAATAGCTTAATTTCTGCTTGACTTTGGGCTATTATTGTGCTTGTAGCTTGAGCAAAAGCTAGTTGATGAATAGTAGTAATTCCAGCAAAAATAGCTAGAGAGAAAAAGAATTGTCTTGATTGGTTCATGAGAGAGATAGTCCCAGAAAATAAGTTATTTCTAGACTATATCTAGCAATAGCGTTCAGACAATAAACCCCAAAAAGTTTTGCTAACTCTTTGGGGTTTAGTTATACCAGTTACTGAAACCTAGTCAAAATAAAGCACTGACTACGAAGACTTTACTCTTCTTCCTGAGTTGCAGTTGCTTCCGGTTCAGATTCCGACTCAGCTTCAGTAGTAGTGGTTTCCGGTTCAGATTCCGACTCAGCTTCAGTAGTAGTGGTTTCCGGTTCAGATTCCGATTCAACTTCAGTAGTAGTGGTTTCCGGTTCAGATTCCGACTCAGCTTCAGTAGTAGTGGTTTCCGGTTCAGATTCCGACTCAGCTTCAGTAGTAGTGGTTTCCGGTTCAGTTTTCGACTCACTAGCTGGTGCTGGTGCTGGTGCTGGTGCTGGTGCTGGTGCTGGTGCTGGCTGGGGTTGTGGTTCTGGTTCTGGGATGATATCGCTAGGTTTACCTTCTCTCAATTTGAGAGTTAAGTAACGAATTACATCATCGCTGAGGCGCATATCTCGTTCGAGGGGGGCAATAGTAGCGCCCTCAGCGAGATAATTCATTTGGACGTAAATACCATCTTGGTGTTTACCAATTTCGTAAGCCAAACGGCGTTTACCAAGAACTTTAATATCGATCTCCCGTGCGCCCCGTTCTGTAATAAGATCGCGATATTTACCAACTATCTGTTGCTGCTGGTCTTCAGAAAGATTAGGACGCACGATGTACATTGTTTCGTAACTATTCACGAGTTATTCTCCTTATGGACGATATGGCTTCTTTCTGCGTGGCTAGAGGTCAAAGACTGTTTGCTAGCTATCAACATCAAAAAGAAGCAAGGATTTAAAATCTTACTACCACTGTGTACCTTAATGCTAGTCACTAGGGTAGCTTGGCACTGACAAACAATTCAAACCCTATTTTTTTTTGCAAGCTCAAATTGAACATAACCTGCTATGGCGCAACGTTACGTCCGTATTAAAACCAACCTTGGACAAGTGTACTACGGCTTATTGCAACTTAGCCGTAGCGTGCAAGTTCTCGATGCTCCACCTTGGTTAGGGGGACAACCTACCGATTTGGAGTTAGAACCTGA
This genomic interval carries:
- a CDS encoding DNA phosphorothioation system restriction enzyme, whose product is MGTYFVEAENEDDFLAIPWERLVYEYDRGISSYRVGELHSGYLSSSLFLGCPQFPANLELRTYQRQAVKSWLANRGRGTLKMATGSGKTIAALAIATELYNKINLQVLLIICPYRHLVTQWARECERFNLEPILAFESVYNWQSQLSQALYHIHAGQQKFLTVITTNSSLINEGFQSQLKFFPPKTLIIGDEAHNLGAPRLEESLPRNIGLRLALSATPERYYDDEGTDCLLSYFGNVLQPEFTLADAIKVGALVRYFYYPVLVNLTEAESYAYAKLTKRIGWALAENPDLVTNYTLTSLLMQRSRLIGAASNKLLALRELMKKRLHTTHTLFYCGDGSVDSTSNSNSKTEKHKDNQDNRQLTAVARILGAELGYRINTYTAETPLHQREAMRQQFERGELQGLVAIRCLDEGVDIPAIQNAVILASTGNPRQFIQRRGRILRPHPGKQRATLFDMIVMPPKLDRDTWEIERNLLRKEIKRFVQFADLADNAGEARKKLLSLQDSYDLLDF
- a CDS encoding WG repeat-containing protein; amino-acid sequence: MNQSRQFFFSLAIFAGITTIHQLAFAQATSTIIAQSQAEIKLFLIWENDRAGYIDAAGKVIIPPQFERARNFSNGLARVKVNDKFGYINTQGKMVIAPQYSNAEDFSEGLAMVRINSKVGYIDPAGKVVISPRFDFGWNFSNGRARVSNNGKYGFIDKTGQLVVPTRYNQAMDFSEGLAAVSIGNKVGYINTSGQVVIPSQFDSGFGFSNGLAWVAQGEKFGGINQAGQMVIPSQFELAGDFFTGLARVKVGNKFGFIDPSGKMVISPQFDLAEDFHEELAMVLVDNKVGYIDTTGKMVISPQFDWGWDFENGLARVKIGTKFGYINKNGEFVWEPRDLS